A single window of Anaerocolumna chitinilytica DNA harbors:
- a CDS encoding sulfite exporter TauE/SafE family protein, with amino-acid sequence MIIFLFVLLGIAVGGFGTLIGAGGGFLLTPILLMCFPTMPAESVTAISMTSVFFNSASGSSAYAYMKRIDYKTGIIFAIATIPGSVIGTMLTGQVSRQLFNCIFGAFMILFAIVIILKSRMGNSSAPIDKEGHFRARRHLTDRDGHEFSFSFNMLAGILISMFVGLVSGFLGIGGGIVHVPALVLLGFPTHFATATSHFVLVFSAAISVIVHLSEGTLNNNTTMALSIAFGTVVGAQIGARISKHIKGSVIMLCLAIALIFAGVRILYMGLV; translated from the coding sequence ATGATAATATTTCTATTTGTGCTTTTAGGAATTGCAGTAGGAGGGTTTGGAACATTAATTGGAGCAGGAGGAGGGTTTTTATTAACACCTATTCTGCTTATGTGTTTTCCCACCATGCCTGCTGAATCTGTAACGGCAATCTCCATGACATCTGTCTTTTTTAATTCTGCCTCCGGCTCATCAGCATATGCCTATATGAAGCGAATTGATTATAAAACCGGAATAATCTTTGCAATAGCAACCATTCCCGGGTCTGTCATAGGGACTATGTTAACCGGGCAGGTCAGCCGCCAGTTATTTAACTGTATCTTCGGGGCTTTTATGATATTATTTGCCATTGTAATTATTTTAAAAAGCCGAATGGGCAATAGCAGTGCACCAATTGATAAAGAAGGACATTTTCGGGCAAGAAGGCATCTGACAGACCGGGATGGACACGAATTTTCCTTTTCTTTTAATATGCTGGCAGGTATTCTTATTAGTATGTTTGTAGGACTGGTATCGGGTTTCTTAGGCATAGGCGGCGGAATTGTTCACGTTCCTGCGCTGGTGCTCTTAGGCTTTCCCACCCATTTTGCAACGGCTACCTCTCATTTTGTGCTGGTATTTTCTGCGGCTATAAGTGTTATAGTGCATTTAAGTGAAGGAACGCTTAACAATAATACAACGATGGCTCTTAGTATTGCATTCGGTACTGTTGTAGGAGCCCAGATAGGAGCCCGTATATCCAAACACATAAAGGGCTCGGTTATTATGCTCTGTCTTGCAATAGCTTTGATTTTCGCAGGAGTACGTATATTGTATATGGGACTAGTATGA